A single window of Vigna radiata var. radiata cultivar VC1973A chromosome 4, Vradiata_ver6, whole genome shotgun sequence DNA harbors:
- the LOC106758896 gene encoding isoprene synthase, chloroplastic, translating to MASNVWGLPCSLSSTQAPSISSTKLIRDANKHHTPFRTPPTFNPTSSFTDEFIHSLPSNFSRETMQERAAELEEKVRLVMNATDMEPLSLLELIDDIERLGLIFRFEDWINKALLRLVSIENFKQRTTKSLHETALVFRILRRHGFHVSQDIFTSFKDEEGKFKAEISNDVEGMLSLYEASYLTLEGESLWEANEFSRTHLMNLMEERSMDAKMAEKVTHVLEGLPYXKXCCRXVAQHYIXTYDKAEPHNLLLLELAKVEFNMEQSSYQNELKELSRWWSDIGLSRKLKFARDRLVELFIWTVAIFPEPQSAIYRNAISKLTTILPYIDDIYDIYGTLDELELFTYAIERWNVNSIXTLPDYMVLCFLAIYNTVNGLIYDIFKERGINCLPYLTKSLSDLCKAYLQEAKWFHNKIIPPFDKFLENARISIGAGVVLTHVYFLISQDITEQVIHSLINNDHDLLRSVYTIFRLSNDLGTSKDEMKRGETSNSIVSYMHETGLPEENVRQYFKTLMEKEWKNLNKYLIMDSIFPKSFVQFMINLARSGHFLYQYGDGFGRQNDITKSTIKSVLMYPFQLMYHDDVEKK from the exons ATGGCAAGTAATGTATGGGGACTTCCCTGTTCCTTGTCTAGCACACAAGCTCCTTCTATATCTTCAACCAAGCTCATTCGTGATGCCAACAAACACCATACCCCATTTAGAACTCCACCTACTTTCAACCCTACTTCTTCTTTTACTGACGAATTTATCCACTCCCTGCCAAGCAATTTTTCC AGAGAAACTATGCAAGAAAGGGCAGCAGAGTTGGAGGAGAAAGTACGACTTGTGATGAATGCAACAGACATGGAACCACTAAGCTTACTTGAACTGATTGATGATATTGAGCGCTTGGGACTGATCTTCAGGTTCGAGGACTGGATAAACAAAGCCCTTCTCAGACTTGTTTCAATTGAAAACTTCAAACAACGAACTACAAAAAGTCTTCATGAAACAGCTCTTGTTTTTCGAATTCTCAGACGACATGGCTTTCATGTCTCCCAAG ACATTTTTACGAGTTtcaaagatgaagaaggaaaattCAAAGCTGAAATTAGCAACGATGTAGAAGGAATGTTAAGTTTGTACGAAGCATCATACTTGACCTTGGAAGGAGAAAGTCTTTGGGAGGCAAATGAATTTTCAAGAACCCATCTGATGAATTTAATGGAAGAAAGATCAATGGATGCGAAAATGGCAGAAAAAGTTACGCATGTATTGGAGGGGCTTCCCTATNATAAAAGNTGTTGTAGANTAGTGGCACAACACTATATTAANACATACGATAAGGCAGAACCGCATAATCTCTTACTCTTAGAACTTGCAAAGGTGGAATTCAACATGGAGCAGTCATCATATCAAAACGAGTTAAAAGAACTATCAAG GTGGTGGTCGGACATTGGCCTCTCAAGGAAACTAAAGTTTGCTCGAGACAGATTAGTAGAATTATTTATTTGGACGGTAGCGATTTTTCCAGAACCTCAATCTGCTATATATCGCAATGCAATCAGTAAGCTAACAACAATACTCCCATACATCGATGATATATATGACATCTACGGTACTTTGGATGAACTGGAGCTCTTCACATATGCCATTGAAAG ATGGAACGTGAATTCCATAAANACTCTTCCAGACTACATGGTATTGTGTTTCCTAGCCATCTATAACACTGTTAATGGGTTGATTTATGACATCTTTAAGGAACGAGGCATAAATTGTCTTCCTTACCTCACAAAATCT TTATCTGATTTGTGCAAAGCATACCTCCAAGAAGCAAAGTGGTTTCACAACAAAATTATTCCACCATTCGATAAATTTCTAGAAAATGCAAGGATCTCGATCGGAGCAGGGGTTGTCCTTACTCATGTTTACTTCTTGATAAGCCAAGACATCACAGAACAAGTGATTCATTCTCTGATTAATAATGACCACGACTTGTTGCGCTCTGTATACACCATTTTTAGGCTTAGCAATGATTTGGGAACATCAAAG GACGAGATGAAGAGGGGTGAAACCTCGAACTCAATTGTAAGTTATATGCACGAAACTGGTCTTCCAGAAGAAAATGTCCGTCAATACTTTAAAACTTTGATggagaaagaatggaaaaacttGAATAAATACCTAATTATGGATTCTATATTCCCTAAATCTTTTGTTCAATTTATGATTAACCTTGCTAGGAGTGGTCATTTCCTATATCAATATGGAGATGGATTTGGACGACAAAACGATATAACAAAGAGCACAATTAAGTCTGTGTTAATGTACCCCTTCCAACTAATGTACCATGACgatgttgaaaaaaaatga